One stretch of Microbacterium terrae DNA includes these proteins:
- a CDS encoding GH1 family beta-glucosidase — MTATPTRPFPSNFLFGAATAAYQIEGAAHEDGRRDSIWDAFSRVPGAVINADNGDVACDHYHRYADDVALMKRMGLQTYRFSTSWSRVRPDGGAVNAQGVDFYKRLVDELLGADILPWLTLYHWDLPQALQEKGGWANRDTAELFTEYALTMHDALGDRVNVWTTLNEPWCSSFLSYTAGIHAPGHYSVEEGMLASHHLLLGHGQTVRELRARDESLNLGITLNFTVAEPADPNSPADLDAARRLDGQHNRWFLDPVFRGAYPADIVEDFRAVDAAAVESFEKAVQPGDLEVISAPLDSLGVNYYHGDLVGGTPSANPPRGGDAPTDRPSNSPFPSHEGIHNYERGLERTSMHWEVQPAGLTALLSRVWSEYAEPAGTVLYVTENGAAYDDEPVAEDGETRVHDDERVDFVRGHLGAILDAQDAGVDVRGYFYWSFLDNFEWAWGYEKRFGIVRVDYDTQERAVKDSGLEYSRIIAARALDAVPASVAV; from the coding sequence ATGACCGCGACTCCCACTCGCCCCTTCCCGTCGAACTTCCTGTTCGGTGCCGCCACCGCGGCCTACCAGATCGAGGGTGCCGCCCATGAGGACGGGCGCCGCGACTCCATCTGGGACGCGTTCTCGCGCGTGCCGGGCGCCGTGATCAACGCCGACAACGGCGATGTCGCGTGCGACCACTACCACCGCTACGCCGACGACGTCGCGCTCATGAAGCGGATGGGTCTGCAGACCTACCGCTTCTCGACGTCGTGGTCGCGGGTGCGTCCCGACGGCGGAGCGGTCAACGCGCAGGGCGTCGACTTCTACAAGCGTCTGGTCGACGAGCTGCTCGGCGCCGACATCCTGCCGTGGCTCACGCTCTACCACTGGGACCTGCCGCAGGCGCTCCAGGAGAAGGGCGGCTGGGCGAACCGCGACACCGCGGAGCTGTTCACCGAGTACGCACTCACGATGCACGACGCCCTCGGCGACCGCGTGAACGTGTGGACGACGCTCAACGAGCCGTGGTGCTCGTCCTTCCTCAGCTACACCGCGGGCATCCACGCGCCCGGCCACTACAGCGTCGAGGAGGGGATGCTCGCATCCCACCACCTGCTCCTCGGTCACGGTCAGACCGTGCGGGAGCTCCGCGCACGCGACGAGTCGCTGAACCTCGGCATCACGCTGAACTTCACCGTCGCCGAGCCGGCCGATCCGAACAGCCCCGCCGACCTCGACGCCGCGCGCCGGCTCGACGGGCAGCACAACCGCTGGTTCCTCGACCCCGTGTTCCGTGGCGCGTACCCGGCCGACATCGTCGAGGACTTCCGTGCGGTGGATGCCGCGGCGGTCGAGTCCTTCGAGAAGGCGGTGCAGCCGGGCGACCTCGAGGTCATCTCGGCGCCCCTCGACTCGCTCGGTGTGAACTACTACCACGGCGACCTCGTCGGCGGCACGCCGTCGGCGAACCCGCCGCGGGGCGGCGACGCTCCCACCGACCGGCCGAGCAACTCGCCGTTCCCGTCGCACGAGGGCATCCACAACTACGAGCGCGGCCTCGAGCGCACGTCGATGCACTGGGAGGTGCAGCCCGCCGGTCTCACCGCGCTGCTGTCGCGCGTGTGGAGCGAGTACGCCGAGCCCGCCGGCACCGTGCTGTACGTCACCGAGAACGGTGCGGCGTACGACGACGAGCCGGTGGCCGAGGACGGCGAGACCCGCGTCCACGACGACGAGCGCGTCGACTTCGTGCGCGGGCACCTGGGTGCCATCCTCGACGCTCAGGATGCCGGTGTCGACGTGCGCGGCTACTTCTACTGGTCGTTCCTCGACAACTTCGAGTGGGCCTGGGGCTACGAGAAGCGCTTCGGCATCGTGCGCGTCGACTACGACACCCAGGAGCGGGCGGTCAAGGACTCCGGCCTGGAGTACAGCCGCATCATCGCCGCACGCGCGCTCGACGCCGTCCCGGCGTCGGTCGCGGTGTAG
- a CDS encoding carbohydrate ABC transporter permease, with the protein MTAAPPLSLVEHEAPGRRGRHDRDRTTKIRGYRAGFWVYAGLGVVIVSAIFPYYWSFLIGSGDSTTINDPNMSWIPGGNFIANALEVVNDPAVGFWKALWNSLYSSTLIAAAVVLTSTLAGWAFAKLRFAGSKGLLVFVVATMAIPTQLGVVPLYILFADLGWTGQIGAIIIPAITSAFGVFWMTQYLQQTVPDELIEAARVDGATMMRTFWTIGVPAARPAASMLFLFTFVGAWNNFFWPFIVLDRRDPTLTVALSMLQSNYFVDYSIVLSGVLLATVPLLILFAVAGKQLVSGIMAGAVKG; encoded by the coding sequence ATGACCGCCGCACCCCCCCTCTCGCTCGTCGAGCACGAGGCGCCCGGGCGTCGCGGACGCCACGACCGCGACCGCACCACCAAGATCCGCGGCTACCGCGCCGGATTCTGGGTCTACGCCGGCCTCGGCGTGGTGATCGTCTCTGCGATCTTCCCCTACTACTGGTCCTTCCTCATCGGCTCGGGCGACTCGACCACGATCAACGACCCGAACATGTCGTGGATCCCGGGCGGCAACTTCATCGCCAACGCCCTCGAGGTGGTCAACGACCCCGCCGTCGGCTTCTGGAAGGCGCTGTGGAACTCGCTGTACAGCTCCACCCTGATCGCCGCAGCCGTCGTGCTCACCTCCACGCTCGCCGGCTGGGCGTTCGCGAAGCTCCGCTTCGCGGGCAGCAAGGGCCTGCTCGTGTTCGTCGTCGCCACGATGGCGATCCCGACGCAGCTCGGCGTCGTGCCGCTGTACATCCTGTTCGCCGACCTCGGCTGGACGGGCCAGATCGGGGCGATCATCATCCCCGCGATCACGAGCGCGTTCGGCGTGTTCTGGATGACGCAGTACCTGCAGCAGACCGTGCCCGATGAGCTCATCGAGGCAGCACGCGTGGATGGAGCCACGATGATGCGCACGTTCTGGACGATCGGCGTCCCCGCCGCACGCCCGGCCGCGTCGATGCTGTTCCTGTTCACGTTCGTCGGTGCCTGGAACAACTTCTTCTGGCCGTTCATCGTGCTCGACCGTCGCGATCCCACGCTGACCGTGGCACTGTCGATGCTGCAGTCAAACTACTTCGTCGACTATTCGATCGTGCTCTCGGGCGTGCTCCTGGCAACCGTTCCGCTGCTGATCCTGTTCGCCGTCGCCGGCAAGCAGCTCGTCAGTGGCATCATGGCCGGCGCCGTCAAGGGCTGA
- a CDS encoding carbohydrate ABC transporter permease: MTTTEARPVAPPAGSEPEARRVRVLSFSQKLSRWDLKFSPFLYISPFFIMFAVVGLFPIAYTAVISFMDWDLVRNEGEFIGIGQYVWLLQNPHFWAALRNTFSIFLLSSVPQLILAIFIAAMLDKNIRAKTFWRTSVLLPYVMAPVAVALIFSNMFGDNHGLVNNILTDLGLPAVQWHKEVFASHVAIATMVNFRWVGYNALILLAAMQAVPREYYEAATVDGAGGFRQFWSITLPSLRPTLIFVIITSTIGGLQIFDEPSQFDNTGEGGSAQQWLTISLFLYNIGWREWNFGRAAALAWILFLIILVIGLINLAITRRLVRDEGGRGVSPLKRGLFKKGAGR, from the coding sequence GTGACCACCACCGAAGCGCGTCCCGTAGCGCCGCCGGCCGGATCTGAGCCCGAAGCGCGGCGCGTGCGCGTACTCTCGTTCAGCCAGAAGCTGAGCCGCTGGGACCTCAAGTTCTCGCCGTTCCTCTACATCTCGCCGTTCTTCATCATGTTCGCCGTCGTGGGCCTCTTCCCGATCGCGTACACCGCCGTCATCTCGTTCATGGACTGGGATCTCGTGCGCAACGAGGGCGAGTTCATCGGCATCGGCCAGTACGTCTGGCTCCTGCAGAACCCCCACTTCTGGGCGGCGCTGCGCAACACCTTCAGCATCTTCCTGCTCTCGAGCGTGCCGCAGCTGATCCTCGCGATCTTCATCGCCGCGATGCTCGACAAGAACATCCGCGCCAAGACGTTCTGGCGTACGAGCGTGCTGCTCCCGTACGTGATGGCCCCGGTCGCTGTCGCCCTCATCTTCAGCAACATGTTCGGCGACAACCACGGCCTGGTGAACAACATCCTCACCGACCTGGGTCTCCCGGCCGTCCAGTGGCACAAGGAAGTCTTCGCGAGCCATGTCGCCATCGCCACGATGGTCAACTTCCGCTGGGTCGGCTACAACGCACTGATCCTCCTCGCCGCCATGCAGGCTGTGCCGCGCGAATACTACGAGGCGGCGACCGTCGACGGCGCCGGCGGATTCCGCCAGTTCTGGTCGATCACGCTGCCGTCGCTGCGGCCCACCCTCATCTTCGTGATCATCACGTCGACGATCGGCGGCCTGCAGATCTTCGACGAGCCGAGCCAGTTCGACAACACCGGCGAAGGCGGGTCGGCCCAGCAGTGGCTGACGATCTCGCTGTTCCTCTACAACATCGGCTGGCGCGAGTGGAACTTCGGCCGGGCCGCCGCGCTCGCGTGGATCCTGTTCCTCATCATCCTCGTGATCGGCCTCATCAACCTCGCGATCACCCGCCGGCTCGTCCGCGACGAAGGCGGCCGAGGCGTCTCGCCGCTCAAGCGCGGCCTGTTCAAGAAGGGAGCGGGCCGATGA
- a CDS encoding ABC transporter substrate-binding protein encodes MNTRAFRRSAVAVAAFSATAIVLAGCAGGGGEEPAGDSDEPVTLTIATFNDFGYTDELLQQYMDEHPNVTVEHTRAAESGDARSNYFAKLGKGGLADIEAVEIDWFAEAMQYSDMLAEAPDSVKGRWLDWKEAAATDADGRLVGFGTDIGPQGICYRADLFEAAGLPSDREGVADLFNGDWENFLDVADQYKEATGKPMIDSANSVLQGIVNQIEYTYTESDGTVIATSNPEIENAYKLVTERAIPNSAYSGQWSDDWFASMANGEFATMLCPGWMLGVISGNAADVTGWDIADVFPNGGGNWGGSYLTVPADGANVDAALALADWLTAPEQQMQAFAAAGTFPSQVEALESDELASATNEYFNDAPTGEILSTRAEAVTVAPYKDASYFKYHDALQNAVNRVFDGVEDEQTSWDTWVAEVEAF; translated from the coding sequence GTGAACACTCGTGCCTTCCGCAGAAGCGCAGTGGCAGTCGCCGCCTTCTCGGCAACCGCAATCGTCCTCGCCGGCTGTGCCGGTGGTGGCGGCGAGGAGCCGGCCGGCGACAGCGATGAGCCGGTCACGCTCACCATCGCCACGTTCAACGACTTCGGCTACACCGACGAGCTCCTCCAGCAGTACATGGACGAGCACCCGAACGTCACCGTGGAGCACACCCGTGCAGCCGAGTCGGGCGACGCCCGCTCGAACTACTTCGCCAAGCTCGGCAAGGGCGGCCTCGCCGACATCGAAGCGGTCGAGATCGACTGGTTCGCCGAGGCGATGCAGTACTCCGACATGCTCGCCGAGGCTCCCGACTCGGTGAAGGGCCGCTGGCTCGACTGGAAGGAGGCCGCTGCGACCGACGCCGACGGCCGTCTGGTCGGCTTCGGCACCGACATCGGCCCGCAGGGAATCTGCTACCGCGCCGACCTGTTCGAGGCCGCCGGCCTGCCCAGCGACCGCGAGGGCGTCGCCGACCTGTTCAACGGCGACTGGGAGAACTTCCTCGACGTGGCCGACCAGTACAAGGAAGCCACCGGCAAGCCGATGATCGACTCGGCGAACTCGGTGCTCCAGGGCATCGTCAACCAGATCGAGTACACGTACACCGAGTCGGACGGCACGGTCATCGCGACCAGCAACCCCGAGATCGAGAACGCGTACAAGCTCGTCACCGAGCGCGCCATCCCGAACTCGGCCTACTCGGGCCAGTGGTCGGACGACTGGTTCGCCTCGATGGCCAACGGTGAGTTCGCCACCATGCTCTGCCCCGGCTGGATGCTGGGTGTCATCTCGGGCAACGCTGCAGACGTGACCGGGTGGGACATCGCGGATGTCTTCCCCAACGGCGGCGGCAACTGGGGCGGCTCGTACCTGACCGTTCCGGCCGACGGCGCCAACGTCGACGCGGCGCTCGCGCTCGCCGACTGGCTGACGGCTCCCGAGCAGCAGATGCAGGCGTTCGCTGCCGCGGGCACCTTCCCGAGCCAGGTCGAGGCGCTCGAGAGCGACGAGCTCGCATCGGCGACGAACGAGTACTTCAACGACGCCCCGACCGGTGAGATCCTCTCGACCCGCGCCGAGGCCGTCACGGTCGCGCCCTACAAGGACGCGAGCTACTTCAAGTACCACGACGCGCTCCAGAACGCGGTCAACCGCGTCTTCGACGGTGTCGAGGACGAGCAGACCTCGTGGGACACGTGGGTCGCCGAGGTCGAGGCCTTCTGA
- the purS gene encoding phosphoribosylformylglycinamidine synthase subunit PurS yields the protein MPTIVVDVMPKAELLDPQGKAVSGALARLGVEDFSSVRIGKRFELTVEGEVTDEVLAEAKRIADEILSNSVIEDVVGVEVVA from the coding sequence ATGCCCACCATCGTCGTCGACGTCATGCCCAAGGCCGAGCTGCTCGACCCCCAGGGGAAGGCCGTCTCCGGCGCCCTCGCGCGTCTGGGTGTCGAAGACTTCTCCTCCGTCCGCATCGGCAAGCGATTCGAGCTCACCGTCGAGGGTGAGGTGACCGACGAGGTGCTCGCCGAGGCGAAGCGCATCGCCGACGAGATCCTCTCGAACTCGGTGATCGAAGACGTGGTGGGCGTCGAGGTGGTCGCGTGA
- the purQ gene encoding phosphoribosylformylglycinamidine synthase subunit PurQ yields MTTRVGVITFPGSLDDRDAQRAIEIAGGEPVALWHGSHDLDGVDALVLPGGFSYGDYLRAGAIAALAPIMAEVKDAAAQGMPILGICNGFQMLVEAHLLPGGLIRNAHQQFIRRDQKLRVENADTAWTSGFDLGQEIVIPLKNADGGYIASDDELDRLEGEGLVAFRYLGVNPNGSLRDIAGITNERGNVVGLMPHPEHAVEPGFGPNTAEAMRSGVDGLPFFTSAIAAVVAAAA; encoded by the coding sequence GTGACCACCCGCGTCGGGGTCATCACCTTCCCCGGCTCGCTCGACGACCGCGACGCACAGCGCGCGATCGAGATCGCCGGCGGCGAGCCCGTCGCCCTCTGGCACGGCTCGCACGACCTCGACGGCGTCGACGCCCTCGTGCTCCCCGGCGGCTTCAGCTACGGCGACTACCTGCGCGCCGGTGCCATCGCGGCGCTCGCGCCGATCATGGCCGAGGTGAAGGATGCCGCGGCCCAGGGGATGCCCATCCTCGGCATCTGCAACGGCTTCCAGATGCTCGTCGAGGCGCACCTGCTGCCCGGCGGCCTCATCCGCAACGCCCACCAGCAGTTCATCCGCCGCGACCAGAAGCTGCGCGTCGAGAACGCCGACACGGCCTGGACGAGCGGCTTCGATCTCGGGCAGGAGATCGTGATCCCGCTCAAGAACGCCGACGGCGGCTACATCGCCTCCGATGACGAGCTCGACCGCCTCGAAGGCGAGGGCCTCGTCGCGTTCCGCTACCTCGGCGTGAACCCGAACGGGTCGCTCCGCGACATCGCGGGCATCACCAACGAGCGCGGCAACGTGGTGGGGCTCATGCCGCACCCCGAGCATGCCGTCGAGCCGGGCTTCGGCCCGAACACCGCCGAAGCCATGCGCTCGGGCGTCGACGGCCTGCCGTTCTTCACCTCGGCGATCGCCGCGGTGGTCGCCGCCGCGGCCTGA
- a CDS encoding DUF1761 domain-containing protein — protein sequence MQVPEINYWAVIIATLSTMVVGSIWYTPKVFGTRWAKLANVDLNAEKTGLQAWMPIIVTVIVSFVSAWVLAGASSIAWHFYEGSYLWAALGTAIILWAGFTAARFITHDAFEGRPSSLTVLNIAHELVTFVVMGIIIGVWPPAGTV from the coding sequence ATGCAGGTGCCCGAGATCAACTACTGGGCGGTCATCATCGCCACCTTGTCGACGATGGTCGTCGGCTCGATCTGGTACACGCCGAAGGTGTTCGGCACGCGCTGGGCGAAGCTCGCGAACGTCGACCTGAACGCCGAGAAGACGGGGCTGCAGGCCTGGATGCCGATCATCGTGACGGTCATCGTGAGCTTCGTGTCTGCCTGGGTGCTGGCCGGCGCGTCATCGATCGCGTGGCACTTCTACGAGGGTTCGTACCTGTGGGCCGCGCTCGGCACGGCGATCATCCTGTGGGCGGGGTTCACGGCGGCGCGGTTCATCACCCATGACGCGTTCGAGGGGCGGCCGTCGTCGCTCACGGTGCTGAACATCGCGCACGAGCTCGTGACGTTCGTCGTGATGGGCATCATCATCGGCGTCTGGCCCCCGGCCGGCACGGTCTGA
- a CDS encoding 2-hydroxyacid dehydrogenase, with product MTASDLVVSVPTDQLAADLQPLPAGVELVVWPMDAPAPRDRFDMVVPPYMSMAKVLARLEGVEVGLVQGQSIGYDGVAGLLPDGLRFANAASVHETSTAELAVGLTIAAQRRIDAFAVDTAAGRWAPVFADSLADRRVLVLGWGGVGTAVAARLAGFEVEITAVASRARVEDGVTVHGVDELPSLLPDAEIVIVTLPGGDATRGLVDDTFLAALPDGALVVNVGRGPVIDTDALVEHVRRGRIRAALDVTDPEPLPADHPLWGLPGVLIAPHVGGASSAMRPRVARLVKRQIERMLAGEQPLNVVLGG from the coding sequence GTGACAGCATCCGATCTCGTCGTCAGTGTTCCGACCGATCAGCTCGCCGCCGATCTGCAGCCGCTCCCCGCCGGAGTCGAGCTCGTGGTGTGGCCGATGGACGCCCCCGCACCGCGCGACCGATTCGACATGGTCGTTCCGCCGTACATGTCGATGGCGAAGGTGCTGGCCCGTCTCGAAGGCGTCGAGGTCGGCCTCGTGCAGGGCCAGTCGATCGGCTACGACGGGGTCGCCGGCCTGCTGCCGGATGGCCTCCGCTTCGCCAACGCGGCGAGCGTGCACGAGACCTCGACCGCCGAGCTCGCCGTCGGGCTCACGATCGCCGCGCAGCGTCGGATCGACGCGTTCGCCGTCGACACCGCCGCCGGCCGCTGGGCGCCGGTGTTCGCCGACAGCCTCGCCGACCGGCGGGTGCTCGTGCTCGGCTGGGGCGGCGTGGGCACCGCGGTCGCCGCGCGCCTCGCGGGGTTCGAGGTCGAGATCACCGCGGTGGCCTCACGTGCCCGCGTCGAGGACGGGGTCACCGTGCACGGCGTCGACGAGCTGCCGTCGCTCCTCCCCGATGCCGAGATCGTGATCGTCACCCTCCCGGGCGGCGACGCCACGCGCGGCCTCGTCGACGACACGTTCCTCGCCGCTCTTCCCGACGGCGCACTGGTGGTCAACGTCGGCCGCGGCCCGGTGATCGACACCGACGCGCTCGTCGAGCACGTGCGCCGCGGCCGCATCCGCGCCGCGCTCGATGTGACCGACCCCGAGCCGCTGCCGGCCGACCACCCGCTCTGGGGCCTCCCCGGCGTGCTGATCGCCCCGCACGTCGGCGGCGCGTCGAGCGCGATGCGACCCCGCGTCGCGCGACTCGTCAAGCGCCAGATCGAACGGATGCTGGCGGGCGAGCAGCCGCTGAACGTCGTCCTCGGCGGCTGA
- a CDS encoding nucleotidyltransferase family protein — translation MLVGLVLAAGAGTRFGGPKGLARDAGGAPWTVIAVDVLRRAGCDRVVVAVGACADEVAALVPPVAEVVVVADWADGMAASLRAGLSAALAPGGAEAVVIVPVDTPELPASAVRRVVSALGDGVAGGLAQAVYGGRPGHPVVIGAEHVDAVIATITGDRGARGYLRRHGVVEVECSDLWSGDDHDQRA, via the coding sequence ATGCTGGTCGGTCTGGTGCTCGCCGCCGGCGCCGGCACGCGATTCGGCGGCCCCAAAGGCCTCGCACGCGACGCCGGCGGTGCGCCGTGGACAGTGATCGCCGTCGACGTTCTGCGTCGTGCCGGCTGCGACCGGGTTGTCGTCGCGGTCGGGGCGTGCGCCGACGAGGTCGCCGCGCTCGTGCCGCCGGTCGCGGAGGTGGTGGTGGTCGCGGACTGGGCCGACGGGATGGCGGCGTCGCTGCGCGCCGGCCTCTCCGCCGCGCTCGCTCCCGGGGGCGCGGAGGCGGTCGTGATCGTGCCGGTCGACACTCCGGAGCTGCCGGCCTCGGCGGTGCGCCGCGTGGTCTCGGCGCTCGGCGACGGCGTCGCCGGCGGACTCGCGCAGGCCGTGTACGGCGGCCGGCCGGGGCATCCCGTGGTCATCGGAGCCGAGCACGTCGACGCGGTGATCGCCACGATCACCGGCGACCGCGGCGCGCGGGGGTATCTGCGGCGCCACGGCGTGGTCGAGGTCGAATGCTCCGACCTCTGGTCCGGCGACGACCACGACCAGCGGGCCTGA
- a CDS encoding XdhC family protein, translating into MLELARDLLPLLRSGVAVAAVTVTHVARSAPRGVGATMAVTGEGRVLGSISGGCVESDAIALAHLAIGTGVAQHGRFGFSDETAHAAGLACGGTVEVLAYPVRGDAVTITALEAAAAARPLPVAVVATGPEAGRTVSADDARARLTDAAAWPFDEAVRHHESKMLHSAYIAETPPAEATDVADLLLLGAPGAPRLIILGAGEHAAALCRVGAAAGFSVTVCDPWHTLVTADRFPDAETLETAIPADHLASLDHALLDARTAVCVLTHDERLDVPALAAALRLPVGFVGAMGARSTVAHRLELLRQAGVAEVDLARIHSPLGLDLGGSSPDETAVSVLAEIIASRHGGSGRPLGELAGPIHSSRADACTASPTTTGTA; encoded by the coding sequence ATGCTCGAACTGGCCCGCGACCTGCTTCCGCTGCTGCGGAGCGGAGTCGCGGTCGCCGCCGTCACTGTCACCCACGTGGCGCGCAGCGCGCCGCGCGGAGTCGGGGCGACGATGGCCGTCACCGGCGAGGGCCGCGTGCTCGGCTCGATCTCGGGCGGCTGCGTCGAGAGCGACGCGATCGCGCTCGCCCATCTCGCCATCGGCACCGGCGTCGCGCAGCACGGACGCTTCGGCTTCAGCGACGAGACGGCGCACGCCGCCGGCCTCGCGTGCGGCGGCACGGTCGAGGTACTCGCCTACCCGGTGCGCGGCGACGCCGTCACGATCACGGCGCTCGAGGCTGCGGCCGCGGCCCGTCCGCTGCCGGTGGCGGTGGTCGCGACCGGCCCGGAAGCCGGTCGCACGGTCAGCGCCGACGACGCGCGTGCTCGCCTGACGGATGCCGCGGCCTGGCCGTTCGACGAGGCGGTGCGCCACCACGAATCGAAGATGCTCCACAGCGCATACATCGCCGAGACTCCACCTGCCGAAGCGACGGACGTCGCCGATCTGCTGTTGCTCGGCGCGCCGGGCGCGCCACGGCTGATCATCCTCGGCGCCGGTGAGCACGCCGCCGCGCTCTGCCGCGTCGGGGCGGCGGCAGGGTTCTCGGTGACCGTATGCGACCCCTGGCATACGCTCGTCACGGCCGATCGGTTCCCCGATGCCGAGACCCTCGAGACCGCGATCCCCGCCGACCACCTCGCCTCCCTCGACCACGCTCTGCTCGATGCGCGCACCGCCGTGTGCGTGCTGACCCACGACGAGCGCCTCGACGTGCCCGCCCTCGCCGCGGCGCTGCGCCTGCCCGTCGGCTTCGTCGGCGCGATGGGCGCCCGCAGCACGGTGGCGCACCGTCTCGAGCTGCTGCGGCAGGCGGGCGTCGCCGAGGTCGACCTCGCGCGCATCCACTCCCCCCTCGGCCTCGATCTCGGCGGCTCGTCCCCCGACGAGACTGCCGTGTCGGTGCTGGCCGAGATCATCGCCTCGCGCCACGGCGGCAGCGGTCGACCCCTCGGCGAGCTCGCCGGGCCCATCCACTCCTCGCGCGCCGACGCCTGCACGGCATCCCCCACCACGACAGGAACCGCATGA
- a CDS encoding 8-oxoguanine deaminase produces the protein MTRTTIIEGAHVATVDAAGTEHRDGHIVIDDGRITAVGAGPAPAALRADAEIVDGTGCLVTPGLVNTHHHLYQWLTRGYAQDSILFDWLTSLYPLWSRIDAGLTGAGAAGAMAVLARSGCTTVGDHHYIFPQGSGDIVGALVESATTVGVRLHATRGSMDLGASQGGLPPDFAVETTDAALKASQEAVERYHDASFDSMVRIAIAPCSPFSVTADLLREAAVLARSLDVRLHTHASETVEEDAYCAEHFGMTPTEYLESLGWLGDDVWMAHAVHLDDPAIRRYAETGTGVAHCPSSNGRLAAGIAPVRAMLDAGVPVGLGVDGAASNESGQLGIEIRESVLMNRLRTGADSMSVRDGLRVATMGGARVLGRQDEIGSIEPGKLADIAVWQVDRVEHAGILDPVAALGLGALPPLKRLYVGGRAIVEDATLVSADENAIARGVAAASLELAERL, from the coding sequence ATGACCCGCACCACCATCATCGAGGGCGCCCATGTGGCCACCGTCGATGCCGCCGGCACCGAGCACCGCGACGGTCACATCGTCATCGACGACGGTCGCATCACCGCCGTCGGCGCCGGTCCCGCCCCCGCCGCCCTGCGTGCGGATGCCGAAATCGTCGACGGAACCGGATGCCTCGTGACGCCCGGTCTCGTCAACACCCATCACCACCTGTACCAGTGGCTCACGCGCGGCTACGCGCAGGACTCGATCCTGTTCGACTGGCTCACGAGCCTCTACCCGCTGTGGTCGCGCATCGATGCCGGCCTCACCGGCGCGGGCGCCGCCGGCGCGATGGCGGTGCTCGCCCGCTCGGGGTGCACCACCGTCGGCGACCACCACTACATCTTCCCGCAGGGCTCGGGCGACATCGTGGGCGCCCTCGTCGAGTCGGCGACCACGGTCGGCGTGCGCCTGCACGCCACGCGCGGTTCGATGGACCTCGGCGCCTCGCAGGGCGGGCTGCCGCCCGACTTCGCGGTCGAGACGACGGATGCCGCCCTGAAGGCGTCGCAGGAGGCGGTCGAGCGGTACCACGACGCATCCTTCGACTCGATGGTGCGCATCGCTATCGCGCCCTGCTCGCCGTTCTCGGTGACCGCCGACCTGCTCCGCGAAGCTGCCGTGCTCGCCCGCAGCCTCGACGTGCGCCTGCACACCCACGCGTCGGAGACGGTCGAAGAGGATGCGTACTGCGCCGAGCACTTCGGAATGACGCCGACGGAGTACCTGGAGTCGCTCGGGTGGCTCGGCGACGACGTGTGGATGGCGCACGCCGTGCACCTCGACGACCCCGCGATCCGCCGCTACGCCGAGACCGGCACCGGCGTCGCGCACTGCCCGTCGTCGAACGGCCGGCTCGCCGCCGGCATCGCCCCGGTGCGCGCAATGCTCGACGCCGGGGTGCCGGTCGGGCTCGGCGTCGACGGCGCCGCATCGAACGAGTCGGGGCAGCTGGGCATCGAGATCCGCGAGTCCGTGCTGATGAACCGACTCCGCACCGGCGCGGACTCGATGAGCGTGCGCGACGGTCTGCGGGTCGCGACCATGGGCGGCGCTCGTGTGCTCGGTCGACAGGACGAGATCGGCTCGATCGAGCCCGGCAAGCTCGCCGACATCGCGGTGTGGCAGGTCGACCGGGTCGAGCACGCCGGCATCCTCGACCCGGTCGCCGCCCTCGGCCTCGGCGCCCTGCCTCCGCTCAAGCGCCTGTACGTCGGCGGCCGCGCGATCGTGGAGGACGCCACGCTCGTCAGCGCGGACGAGAACGCCATCGCGCGCGGCGTCGCAGCCGCCTCGCTCGAGCTCGCCGAGAGGCTCTGA